The following coding sequences lie in one Trichoderma breve strain T069 chromosome 1, whole genome shotgun sequence genomic window:
- a CDS encoding autophagocytosis associated protein, active-site domain-containing protein, which translates to MNYLYSTVNTLRDRYTPVTHTSTFRNTGQITPEEFVAAGDYLVYKFPTWSWSDADNESLRASYLPPGKQFLVTRNVPCHRRLNDDFAGDAAHEESIINEGDDFKNKADAADDDGWLRTGGLASSQPLKAREVKTVDDSGNVGDDDLYGLDDDIPDMEDEEEDDAVLRIEPGNTARRTYNLYIMYTPYYRTPRLYLSGYQASGHPLPPMKMMEDIVGDYKDKTVTLEEFPFFANHVRMASVHPCKHAPVMKSLLDRADAALRLRREKLKASKKQSGDGKDVEGLASELEHLDVKGAQEAADKDEWEEVQENEVDDQEVAIRVDQYLVVFLKFMASVTPGIEHDFTMGV; encoded by the exons ATGAACTACCTCTACTCAACAGTCAACACGCTGAGGGATCGCTACACCCCCGTCACGCACACCTCGACCTTCCGCAACACCGGCCAAATCACCCCCGAAGAGTTCGTCGCTGCCGGCGACTACCTCGTCTACAAGTTCCCGACCTGGTCCTGGAGCGACGCCGACAACGAGTCTCTCCGCGCCAGCTACTTGCCCCCCGGCAAGCAGTTCCTCGTCACGCGAAACGTCCcctgccaccgccgcctcaaCGACGACTTTGCCGGCGACGCCGCCCACGAGGagtccatcatcaacgagGGCGACGACTTCAAGAACAAGGCTGATGCCGctgacgacgatggctggCTGCGCACCGGCGGCCTGGCAAGCTCGCAGCCGCTCAAGGCGCGCGAGGTCAAGACGGTAGACGATTCGGGTAAcgtcggcgacgacgacctGTACGGGCTGGACGACGACATCCCGGAtatggaggatgaggaggaagacgatgccGTTCTTCGCATCGAGCCTGGCAACAC cGCTCGACGTACGTACAACCTCTACATCATGTACACGCCCTACTACCGAACGCCGCGTCTCTACCTCTCCGGCTACCAAGCGAGCGGTCATCCTCTACCGCCCATGAAAATGATGGAGGACATCGTTGGTGACTACAAAGACAAGACGGTCACGCTCGAGGAGTTCCCTTTCTTCGCCAACCACGTCCGCATGGCCAGCGTCCACCCCTGCAAGCACGCGCCCGTCATGAAGTCGCTGCTGGATCGTGCCGATGCTGCGCTGCGCCTTCGcagagagaagctgaaagCGAGTAAGAAGCAGTCGGGCGATGGAAAGGACGTCGAGGGCCTGGCCAGCGAACTGGAGCATCTGGACGTCAAGGGCGCCCAGGAGGCCGCTGACAAGGACGAATGGGAAGAGGTGCAGGAGAATGAGGTGGATGACCAGGAGGTTGCCATCCGAGTAGACCAGTATCTGGTTGTATTCTTAAAG TTCATGGCTAGCGTTACGCCTGGTATCGAGCACGACTTCACCATGGGTGTCTAA
- a CDS encoding zinc finger, c3HC4 type (RING finger) domain-containing protein, whose protein sequence is MADAEADTAPVALFKKRGAKGKANLRKRPATPPPAASDSDSDYSSSEDEAGQRVKRRRKTAVVTAAARGAAPSNQDGGSAVFTADRSVPIADSNDATKQSNWYDENARDALSAKNLLGSARASKDDQPDCTYKGLANQTSFIQKNPDAPRKTVGPVKAPTNIRTVTITDYAPDTCKDYRITGFCGFGDNCKYLHDRADLKAGWQLDQDANRTKSKGEDEDEDDDAILESIPFACIICQESYKEPIITRCGHYFCLPCALQRYRKDPTCAACGSGTNGVFNSATRLKKLLEKKRERAAKRRQEAIERGEEVSDEEEEEEEDD, encoded by the exons ATGGCagacgccgaggccgacaCCGCGCCAGTCGCCCTCTTCAAGAAGCGAGGCGCAAAGGGCAAAGCGAACCTGCGCAAGCGACCAGcaactcctcctccagctgccagcgacagcgacagcgactATTCATCCTCAGAAGACGAGGCCGGCCAGAGAGTCAAGCGGCGCAGGAAGACGGCCGTCGTCACCGCCGCGGCAAGGGGAGCTGCCCCCAGCAACCAGGACGGCGGCTCCGCGGTCTTTACGGCAGACAGAAGCGTGCCCATTGCAGACAGCAACGACGCGACGAAGCAGAGCAATTGGTACGACGAAAACGCAAGGGACGCGCTGTCGGCGAAGAACCTCCTCGGCTCGGCTCGAGCTTCAAAAGACGACCAGCCTGATTGCACATACAAGGGATTGGCGAACCAGACTTCGTTTATACAAAAGAATCCAGACGCTCCTCGAAAGACTGTTGGCCCTGTCAAGGCGCCTACAAATATCAGAACTGTCACGATAACGGACTATGCCCCTGATACGTGTAAAGA TTATCGCATCACCGGTTTCTGCGGCTTCGGCGATAATTGTAAGTACTTGCACGATCGCGCTGATCTCAAGGCAGGATGGCAATTGGATCAGGA CGCCAACCGAACCAAGTcaaaaggagaagacgaggacgaggatgacgatgcgaTTCTGGAGAGCATTCCGTTTGCCTGCATCATCTGCCAGGAATCCTACAAGGAGCCGATTATCACCAGGTGCGGGCACTACTTTTGCTTGCCATGCGCTCTCCAGAGATATAGGAAAGATCCAACATGTGCGGCATGCGGATCAGGGACGAATGGCGTGTTTAACTCGGCGACGAGACTGAAGAAACTGctggaaaagaagcgagagaggGCTGCAAAGAGGAGACAGGAAGCCAttgagagaggagaagaagtcagtgatgaagaggaagaagaagaagaggatgattgA